From the genome of Scytonema hofmannii PCC 7110, one region includes:
- a CDS encoding TIGR04255 family protein yields the protein MKLPNYERVIYEYNPLIEVIAQLRFPTILRITSQQPVDFQDSVRFDYPIFEASRNLPIPNELSNLLTQFSSNITSDLTYHFKSEDLSWQLSIDKDSITLVTTKYERYENFIKKLKIAVEIFEKIYNPLFYSRVGLRYRDLIIRSKLNIQKEWTELIPKHIASELHTPEIAASIQNFIKNLQLKTEFGQVNFNHGFVMVRDTEKGVDETAYLLDADFFTEDKIERGEYLWNILNQSNRTARNLFRWSITDDLYRAMRPQSI from the coding sequence ATGAAACTCCCAAACTATGAAAGAGTAATTTATGAGTACAACCCTCTTATTGAGGTTATTGCTCAACTTAGATTTCCGACTATTTTAAGAATTACCAGTCAACAGCCTGTAGATTTTCAAGATAGCGTTAGGTTTGATTATCCAATTTTTGAAGCTTCTAGAAACTTACCAATACCAAATGAACTCTCTAATCTTCTTACTCAATTTAGTTCAAACATTACAAGTGATTTGACGTATCATTTTAAATCAGAAGATTTAAGTTGGCAGTTATCTATAGATAAAGATTCTATAACTCTTGTTACAACTAAATATGAAAGGTATGAAAATTTTATCAAAAAATTAAAAATAGCTGTAGAAATTTTTGAAAAAATATATAATCCATTATTTTATTCAAGAGTAGGATTGAGATATCGCGATTTAATTATTCGCTCGAAACTAAATATTCAAAAAGAATGGACTGAATTAATACCCAAACATATTGCTTCGGAGCTACACACTCCAGAAATAGCCGCCTCTATTCAAAATTTTATTAAAAATTTACAATTGAAAACTGAATTCGGTCAAGTCAATTTTAATCACGGCTTTGTTATGGTTAGAGATACGGAGAAGGGAGTAGATGAAACAGCTTATTTACTAGATGCAGACTTTTTCACAGAAGATAAGATAGAAAGAGGTGAGTATCTTTGGAACATACTCAATCAATCTAATCGCACAGCTAGGAATCTCTTTCGCTGGAGTATTACTGATGATTTATATAGAGCAATGCGACCTCAATCAATATAA
- the pyrF gene encoding orotidine-5'-phosphate decarboxylase, translating into MNAEDRVIVALDVPDERSAIALVERLEQVSFWKVGLELFTSTGPKILELLKSRQKRIFLDLKFHDIPNTVAGACRAASRYGVDLLTIHAISGKEALKAATEAIQVGASSAGVKPPKLIAITLLTSISSRQLAFDLKIPLELPEYVLEMLLMAQETGLDGAVCSPQEVSQLRQNCGKDFLLVCPGVRPTWAAAKDQARSLTPAQALKAGADYLVIGRPITASDNPELAWKKICEELATVS; encoded by the coding sequence ATGAATGCCGAAGATCGAGTTATTGTGGCTTTAGATGTACCAGATGAACGCTCAGCAATAGCTCTTGTGGAAAGACTTGAGCAAGTCAGTTTTTGGAAAGTTGGTCTAGAGTTGTTTACAAGCACGGGACCAAAAATTCTGGAACTGCTAAAATCTCGGCAAAAGCGCATTTTCCTGGATTTAAAGTTTCATGACATCCCCAACACTGTTGCAGGTGCGTGTCGTGCAGCATCTCGTTATGGTGTGGATTTATTGACAATTCATGCTATCTCTGGTAAAGAAGCTCTTAAAGCTGCAACTGAAGCGATACAGGTGGGCGCATCATCAGCAGGTGTAAAACCGCCAAAGTTAATTGCCATTACACTGCTGACGAGTATTTCTTCCAGACAATTGGCATTTGATTTAAAAATTCCTTTAGAATTACCAGAGTATGTTCTTGAGATGTTATTAATGGCTCAAGAGACCGGCTTGGATGGAGCCGTTTGTTCACCTCAAGAAGTTTCACAACTGCGACAAAATTGTGGAAAAGATTTTTTACTCGTTTGTCCGGGAGTACGCCCAACGTGGGCAGCAGCAAAAGATCAGGCGCGATCGCTTACCCCAGCACAAGCACTCAAAGCAGGAGCAGATTATCTTGTAATAGGGCGTCCCATTACTGCATCTGACAATCCAGAATTAGCTTGGAAAAAGATTTGCGAGGAGTTGGCAACAGTCTCATGA
- a CDS encoding uracil-DNA glycosylase gives MSSEQQLSLFKESDFEQSNFDQKELIPTSVKIPIPRGIYANVTEIAQHCNQCHRCDLGDSRTHAVVGRGNLKALIMVVGEAPGQNEDETGLPFVGKAGQLLEKILASVKLDTEKDVYICNVNKCRPPSNRVPSTEEMEACKPYLMEQIRLVDPKIILLTGATAVKGVTGEKRGITQIRGKWMEWDGRLCMPIFHPSYLLRNQSREVGSPKWLMWQDIQAVRAKFDEIQNNI, from the coding sequence ATGAGTAGCGAACAACAACTTAGCCTCTTTAAGGAATCAGACTTTGAGCAGTCTAACTTTGACCAAAAAGAGTTAATTCCCACAAGTGTTAAAATTCCAATTCCTCGTGGAATCTACGCCAATGTAACTGAAATCGCACAACATTGCAACCAGTGCCACCGTTGTGATTTAGGAGACAGCCGTACTCACGCTGTCGTGGGACGAGGCAATTTGAAAGCACTAATCATGGTTGTGGGAGAAGCACCAGGGCAAAACGAAGATGAAACAGGATTGCCATTTGTTGGTAAAGCAGGACAATTGCTCGAGAAAATTCTTGCCTCAGTGAAGCTAGATACCGAGAAAGACGTATATATTTGTAACGTAAATAAGTGCCGACCGCCAAGCAATCGCGTTCCATCTACGGAAGAGATGGAAGCTTGTAAACCCTATCTCATGGAGCAAATTCGCCTTGTCGATCCAAAAATCATTCTTTTGACAGGGGCAACTGCTGTCAAAGGTGTGACAGGTGAGAAGCGAGGTATTACCCAAATTCGCGGCAAATGGATGGAATGGGATGGGCGTTTGTGTATGCCAATTTTTCACCCCTCCTACTTGTTGCGTAACCAAAGTCGTGAAGTCGGTAGCCCAAAGTGGTTAATGTGGCAAGATATACAAGCAGTCCGTGCCAAGTTTGATGAAATTCAGAATAACATCTGA